The following are from one region of the Nicotiana tomentosiformis chromosome 7, ASM39032v3, whole genome shotgun sequence genome:
- the LOC104109051 gene encoding kinesin-like protein KIN-14P isoform X2 → MDEEKKKRKNKKKKNKQTKGIENNAVGAEESASSNQNHAAEIRCADAHTDDTSGADETPSRHVTNGAKVSSLAENEKHSRMDTEPTSQEKIKQLQRDKDAHMQKEAISEEKLKQLGKEKDANLLKESNLEERIKQLQTENNNHRHKEASFEEKIMQSQKEISSLKRQEAGQEEKIRQLQMEKDVYLQKEAEFEMKNSQLQSEKNSWLQKEAEFEMKNSQLQSEKNSWLQKESGFEERISQLVNEVEKLNSKRVSLEEKVEEMEKEIENRVQKEVHLEERISQLVDEVENLNSMRVSLEGKVKEIEKKRENWFQKEKSFREIISSLSGDNALLEAQVKEFEGLRTTIVQENQVLKENVQILQTQVYNLEKSAAIPYSPTGSKMNTLENGDLNSELVATRALVDKLVSENAELVEKVNKLNVELDQRGPAMEVSSPLGSDVVSRSSGAAHVANESAIALDMRPGAVQEHEVDHDAEPKSKPNEAVLQSGERLQSVEVAIDKAERRNHEHVAKIDGIVVVNSSEIESDEIVQIPLDENEVQSVDLEAAKVNQDDEEVPLTNAPLIGAPFRLISFVARYVSGADLVNKNSATSNR, encoded by the exons ATGGatgaagagaagaagaagaggaagaacaagaaaaagaagaataaacaGACCAAAGGGATTGAAAATAATGCCGTCGGTGCAGAAGAATCAGCTTCCTCCAATCAGAATCATGCTGCTGAAATACGTTGCGCTGACGCACATACTGATGATACTTCGGGAGCAGATGAGACTCCTAGTAGACATGTTACTAATGGTGCCAAAGTC TCATCTTTAGCAGAAAATGAGAAACACAGTAGGATGGATACAGAG CCCACTTCTCAAGAGAAAATTAAACAATTACAGAGAGACAAGGATGCACATATGCAAAAAGAG GCTATTTCTGAGGAGAAACTGAAACAATTAGGAAAGGAAAAAGATGCCAATTTACTGAAGGAG TCTAACCTTGAAGAGAGGATTAAACAACTACAGACTGAAAATAACAATCATAGACATAAAGAG GCTAGCTTTGAGGAGAAAATCATGCAATCTCAAAAAGAAATTAGCAGTCTCAAGAGGCAAGAG GCCGGCCAAGAAGAAAAGATAAGACAACTGCAAATGGAGAAAGATGTCTACCTGCAGAAAGAG GCTGAGTTCGAGATGAAGAATTCTCAATTACAAAGTGAAAAGAATTCCTGGCTTCAAAAGGAG GCTGAGTTCGAGATGAAGAATTCTCAATTACAAAGTGAAAAGAATTCCTGGCTTCAAAAGGAG TCTGGCTTTGAGGAAAGAATTAGTCAGTTGGTGAATGAAGTGGAGAAGTTGAATTCAAAGAGG GTGAGCTTGGAGGAAAAAGTAGAAGAGATGGAGAAGGAAATAGAAAACAGAGTCCAGAAGGAG GTTCACTTGGAGGAAAGAATCAGTCAGTTGGTGGATGAAGTGGAAAATTTGAATTCGATGAGG GTGAGCTTGGAGGGAAAAGTAAAAGAGatagagaagaaaagagagaACTGGTTCCAAAAGGAG AAGTCATTCCGAGAAATAATTTCCAGCCTGAGTGGTGATAATGCACTTTTAGAGGCGCAG GTGAAGGAGTTCGAAGGGTTGAGGACCACTATTGTACAAGAAAATCAGGTACTCAAAGAAAATGTACAAATTCTGCAGACACAAGTCTATAACCTTGAGAAGAGTGCTGCAATACCTTATTCACCAACTGGGAGCAAAATG AATACTCTTGAAAATGGGGATCTGAATTCTGAATTAGTAGCTACCCGAGCATTGGTGGACAAATTAGTCAGTGAAAATGCAGAGCTTGTGGAGAAG GTGAACAAGTTAAATGTGGAGCTCGATCAAAGAGGTCCAGCAATGGAGGTATCTTCACCTTTAGGCTCCGATGTAGTTAGCAGGAGCTCTGGGGCAGCTCATGTTGCCAATGAATCAGCCATTGCGTTAGATATGAGGCCTGGAGCCGTTCAGGAGCATGAAGTGGATCATGATGCAGAGCCAAAATCTAAACCCAATGAAGCAGTGCTGCAGTCAGGTGAAAGGCTGCAATCTGTGGAAGTCGCCATCGACAAAGCTGAGAGGAGAAATCACGAGCATGTGGCTAAGATAGATGGCATTGTTGTTGTAAATTCATCAGAAATCGAGTCTGATGAAATAGTACAAATCCCATTAGACGAGAATGAAGTTCAGTCAGTAGATTTAGAGGCTGCAAAAGTGAATCAGGATGATGAAGAGGTTCCGCTCACCAATGCACCGTTAATTGGTGCTCCATTCCGTTTGATATCCTTTGTTGCCAGATACGTGAGTGGTGCTGATTTGGTTAATAAGAACTCAGCAACCTCAAACCGATAA
- the LOC104109051 gene encoding putative WEB family protein At1g65010, chloroplastic isoform X1 — protein sequence MDEEKKKRKNKKKKNKQTKGIENNAVGAEESASSNQNHAAEIRCADAHTDDTSGADETPSRHVTNGAKVSSLAENEKHSRMDTEPTSQEKIKQLQRDKDAHMQKEAISEEKLKQLGKEKDANLLKESNLEERIKQLQTENNNHRHKEASFEEKIMQSQKEISSLKRQEAGQEEKIRQLQMEKDVYLQKEAEFEMKNSQLQSEKNSWLQKEAEFEMKNSQLQSEKNSWLQKESGFEERISQLVNEVEKLNSKRVSLEEKVEEMEKEIENRVQKEVHLEERISQLVDEVENLNSMRVKNLKVTVSLEGKVKEIEKKRENWFQKEKSFREIISSLSGDNALLEAQVKEFEGLRTTIVQENQVLKENVQILQTQVYNLEKSAAIPYSPTGSKMNTLENGDLNSELVATRALVDKLVSENAELVEKVNKLNVELDQRGPAMEVSSPLGSDVVSRSSGAAHVANESAIALDMRPGAVQEHEVDHDAEPKSKPNEAVLQSGERLQSVEVAIDKAERRNHEHVAKIDGIVVVNSSEIESDEIVQIPLDENEVQSVDLEAAKVNQDDEEVPLTNAPLIGAPFRLISFVARYVSGADLVNKNSATSNR from the exons ATGGatgaagagaagaagaagaggaagaacaagaaaaagaagaataaacaGACCAAAGGGATTGAAAATAATGCCGTCGGTGCAGAAGAATCAGCTTCCTCCAATCAGAATCATGCTGCTGAAATACGTTGCGCTGACGCACATACTGATGATACTTCGGGAGCAGATGAGACTCCTAGTAGACATGTTACTAATGGTGCCAAAGTC TCATCTTTAGCAGAAAATGAGAAACACAGTAGGATGGATACAGAG CCCACTTCTCAAGAGAAAATTAAACAATTACAGAGAGACAAGGATGCACATATGCAAAAAGAG GCTATTTCTGAGGAGAAACTGAAACAATTAGGAAAGGAAAAAGATGCCAATTTACTGAAGGAG TCTAACCTTGAAGAGAGGATTAAACAACTACAGACTGAAAATAACAATCATAGACATAAAGAG GCTAGCTTTGAGGAGAAAATCATGCAATCTCAAAAAGAAATTAGCAGTCTCAAGAGGCAAGAG GCCGGCCAAGAAGAAAAGATAAGACAACTGCAAATGGAGAAAGATGTCTACCTGCAGAAAGAG GCTGAGTTCGAGATGAAGAATTCTCAATTACAAAGTGAAAAGAATTCCTGGCTTCAAAAGGAG GCTGAGTTCGAGATGAAGAATTCTCAATTACAAAGTGAAAAGAATTCCTGGCTTCAAAAGGAG TCTGGCTTTGAGGAAAGAATTAGTCAGTTGGTGAATGAAGTGGAGAAGTTGAATTCAAAGAGG GTGAGCTTGGAGGAAAAAGTAGAAGAGATGGAGAAGGAAATAGAAAACAGAGTCCAGAAGGAG GTTCACTTGGAGGAAAGAATCAGTCAGTTGGTGGATGAAGTGGAAAATTTGAATTCGATGAGGGTAAAGAATTTAAAAGTCACT GTGAGCTTGGAGGGAAAAGTAAAAGAGatagagaagaaaagagagaACTGGTTCCAAAAGGAG AAGTCATTCCGAGAAATAATTTCCAGCCTGAGTGGTGATAATGCACTTTTAGAGGCGCAG GTGAAGGAGTTCGAAGGGTTGAGGACCACTATTGTACAAGAAAATCAGGTACTCAAAGAAAATGTACAAATTCTGCAGACACAAGTCTATAACCTTGAGAAGAGTGCTGCAATACCTTATTCACCAACTGGGAGCAAAATG AATACTCTTGAAAATGGGGATCTGAATTCTGAATTAGTAGCTACCCGAGCATTGGTGGACAAATTAGTCAGTGAAAATGCAGAGCTTGTGGAGAAG GTGAACAAGTTAAATGTGGAGCTCGATCAAAGAGGTCCAGCAATGGAGGTATCTTCACCTTTAGGCTCCGATGTAGTTAGCAGGAGCTCTGGGGCAGCTCATGTTGCCAATGAATCAGCCATTGCGTTAGATATGAGGCCTGGAGCCGTTCAGGAGCATGAAGTGGATCATGATGCAGAGCCAAAATCTAAACCCAATGAAGCAGTGCTGCAGTCAGGTGAAAGGCTGCAATCTGTGGAAGTCGCCATCGACAAAGCTGAGAGGAGAAATCACGAGCATGTGGCTAAGATAGATGGCATTGTTGTTGTAAATTCATCAGAAATCGAGTCTGATGAAATAGTACAAATCCCATTAGACGAGAATGAAGTTCAGTCAGTAGATTTAGAGGCTGCAAAAGTGAATCAGGATGATGAAGAGGTTCCGCTCACCAATGCACCGTTAATTGGTGCTCCATTCCGTTTGATATCCTTTGTTGCCAGATACGTGAGTGGTGCTGATTTGGTTAATAAGAACTCAGCAACCTCAAACCGATAA
- the LOC104087437 gene encoding probable inactive receptor kinase At5g58300: MMKLLALLALSLFPFLLLSPKVIADLSSDRQALLDFASAVPHLRKFTWNTNSSICTWHGVSCNSDETRVVALRLPAIGLYGPIPENTIGRLDALTTLSLHSNGLKGNLPSDITSLPSLRFIFLQENQLSGEIPSSLSSQLNFIDLSFNSFSGEIPTTVQNLTSLTGLNLQNNLLTGSIPNVNLPRLRQLNMSNNQLNGSIPRSLAKFPASSFQGNSLLCGPPLTRCPSFAPSPSPFPSLPPLSPIPPSRVLPSSPTIPEKLKGKKSLSTGVIIGIVAGGIGGILGLAVLIFLCCMKQYYTTRGVQERKDFNGGGSPKQTEDFSSGVQAAEKNKLVFFGGCSFNFDLEDLLRASAEVLGKGSYGTTYKAILEEGTTVVVKRLKEVVVGKREFEQQMEIIGTVAQHGNVVALRAYYFSKDEKLLIYDHVPGGSLSTRMHGNRELGRTLDWESRLRIAHGAASGIAHIHSVAGGKLIHGNIRSSNVLLTHDNSGCISDVGLTPLMGSPTIPSRSAGYRAPEVIETRKCTQKSDVYSFGVLLLELLTGKAPVQPPGHDEVVDLPRWVQSVVREEWTAEVFDAELIKFQNIQDEMVQMLQIAMACVAKVPETRPDMNQVVQMIEDIQQSDSGNRPSSEDNKSRSPTSPTP; this comes from the exons ATGATGAAGCTACTAGCTCTGCTTGCTCTTTCCCTGTTTCCATTTTTGCTCCTCTCCCCGAAAGTTATTGCGGACCTAAGCTCAGATAGACAAGCACTACTTGACTTTGCTTCTGCAGTACCTCATCTTAGAAAGTTCACGTGGAACACTAACTCTTCCATTTGCACGTGGCATGGTGTCAGTTGCAACTCAGATGAAACTCGTGTTGTTGCACTTCGGCTTCCTGCTATTGGACTCTATGGTCCTATTCCGGAAAATACCATAGGAAGACTGGATGCACTAACAACCCTCAGCCTTCATTCCAATGGGCTCAAGGGAAATCTTCCTTCAGACATCACCTCTCTTCCTTCCCTCCGTTTCATATTTCTCCAAGAAAACCAACTTTCTGGTGAGATCCCTTCCTCTCTATCTTCACAGCTCAACTTCATTGATCTGTCTTTCAACTCCTTCTCAGGAGAAATTCCAACAACAGTTCAAAATTTGACAAGTCTTACTGGTTTAAACCTACAAAACAACTTGCTCACAGGATCCATTCCTAATGTAAACCTGCCAAGGCTTAGGCAATTGAATATGAGCAACAACCAACTCAATGGTTCAATTCCACGATCCCTTGCAAAGTTTCCTGCTTCTTCATTTCAAGGAAATTCTCTATTATGTGGACCACCCTTGACTCGATGCCCTTCTTTTGCACCTTCACCTTCTCCATTCCCTTCACTTCCACCTTTGAGTCCAATTCCACCATCTCGTGTCCTGCCATCCTCTCCAACAATTCCTGAAAAGCTAAAAGGCAAGAAGAGCTTAAGCACAGGGGTTATCATTGGCATTGTTGCAGGGGGTATTGGAGGGATTCTCGGTCTAGCTGTGTTGATTTTCTTGTGTTGTATGAAGCAATATTATACTACGAGAGGTGTTCAGGAAAGAAAAGACTTTAATGGAGGAGGAAGTCCGAAGCAAACAGAGGACTTCAGTAGTGGAGTACAAGCTGCTGAAAAGAACAAATTGGTTTTCTTTGGGGGCTGTTCCTTCAATTTCGATCTTGAAGATTTGTTGAGAGCCTCAGCTGAGGTTTTGGGTAAAGGGAGTTATGGAACAACCTACAAGGCCATATTGGAGGAGGGAACGACTGTCGTTGTTAAACGGCTGAAGGAAGTTGTTGTTGGGAAAAGAGAATTTGAACAACAGATGGAGATAATTGGCACCGTTGCTCAGCATGGAAATGTTGTTGCTCTTCGTGCTTATTACTTTTCAAAGGATGAAAAACTTCTTATCTATGATCATGTACCAGGGGGCAGTTTATCCACTCGAATGCATG GCAACAGGGAGTTGGGAAGGACACTGGACTGGGAATCCAGGTTAAGGATTGCGCATGGAGCTGCAAGTGGCATTGCCCATATCCATTCTGTTGCTGGTGGGAAATTAATTCATGGCAATATCAGGTCATCCAATGTACTTCTCACCCATGACAATAGTGGATGCATCTCAGATGTTGGTCTTACTCCTCTAATGGGCTCTCCTACAATCCCATCTAGGAGTGCAGGATATAGAGCACCCGAGGTGATCGAGACAAGGAAATGTACTCAGAAATCCGATGTTTACAGCTTTGGCGTTCTGCTTCTTGAACTCCTTACTGGCAAAGCACCAGTGCAGCCACCTGGTCATGATGAGGTGGTAGATTTACCGAGATGGGTGCAGTCTGTTGTCAGGGAGGAATGGACAGCTGAGGTATTTGATGCTGAGCTCATCAAGTTTCAAAATATTCAAGACGAGATGGTGCAGATGCTGCAGATTGCAATGGCCTGTGTGGCAAAAGTGCCAGAAACAAGACCTGACATGAACCAAGTTGTCCAGATGATTGAGGATATTCAGCAATCAGATTCTGGAAACAGGCCATCATCTGAAGATAACAAGTCTAGGAGCCCAACTAGTCCAACACCATGA
- the LOC104109051 gene encoding intracellular protein transport protein USO1 isoform X3: protein MDEEKKKRKNKKKKNKQTKGIENNAVGAEESASSNQNHAAEIRCADAHTDDTSGADETPSRHVTNGAKVSSLAENEKHSRMDTEPTSQEKIKQLQRDKDAHMQKEAISEEKLKQLGKEKDANLLKESNLEERIKQLQTENNNHRHKEASFEEKIMQSQKEISSLKRQEAGQEEKIRQLQMEKDVYLQKEAEFEMKNSQLQSEKNSWLQKESGFEERISQLVNEVEKLNSKRVSLEEKVEEMEKEIENRVQKEVHLEERISQLVDEVENLNSMRVKNLKVTVSLEGKVKEIEKKRENWFQKEKSFREIISSLSGDNALLEAQVKEFEGLRTTIVQENQVLKENVQILQTQVYNLEKSAAIPYSPTGSKMNTLENGDLNSELVATRALVDKLVSENAELVEKVNKLNVELDQRGPAMEVSSPLGSDVVSRSSGAAHVANESAIALDMRPGAVQEHEVDHDAEPKSKPNEAVLQSGERLQSVEVAIDKAERRNHEHVAKIDGIVVVNSSEIESDEIVQIPLDENEVQSVDLEAAKVNQDDEEVPLTNAPLIGAPFRLISFVARYVSGADLVNKNSATSNR, encoded by the exons ATGGatgaagagaagaagaagaggaagaacaagaaaaagaagaataaacaGACCAAAGGGATTGAAAATAATGCCGTCGGTGCAGAAGAATCAGCTTCCTCCAATCAGAATCATGCTGCTGAAATACGTTGCGCTGACGCACATACTGATGATACTTCGGGAGCAGATGAGACTCCTAGTAGACATGTTACTAATGGTGCCAAAGTC TCATCTTTAGCAGAAAATGAGAAACACAGTAGGATGGATACAGAG CCCACTTCTCAAGAGAAAATTAAACAATTACAGAGAGACAAGGATGCACATATGCAAAAAGAG GCTATTTCTGAGGAGAAACTGAAACAATTAGGAAAGGAAAAAGATGCCAATTTACTGAAGGAG TCTAACCTTGAAGAGAGGATTAAACAACTACAGACTGAAAATAACAATCATAGACATAAAGAG GCTAGCTTTGAGGAGAAAATCATGCAATCTCAAAAAGAAATTAGCAGTCTCAAGAGGCAAGAG GCCGGCCAAGAAGAAAAGATAAGACAACTGCAAATGGAGAAAGATGTCTACCTGCAGAAAGAG GCTGAGTTCGAGATGAAGAATTCTCAATTACAAAGTGAAAAGAATTCCTGGCTTCAAAAGGAG TCTGGCTTTGAGGAAAGAATTAGTCAGTTGGTGAATGAAGTGGAGAAGTTGAATTCAAAGAGG GTGAGCTTGGAGGAAAAAGTAGAAGAGATGGAGAAGGAAATAGAAAACAGAGTCCAGAAGGAG GTTCACTTGGAGGAAAGAATCAGTCAGTTGGTGGATGAAGTGGAAAATTTGAATTCGATGAGGGTAAAGAATTTAAAAGTCACT GTGAGCTTGGAGGGAAAAGTAAAAGAGatagagaagaaaagagagaACTGGTTCCAAAAGGAG AAGTCATTCCGAGAAATAATTTCCAGCCTGAGTGGTGATAATGCACTTTTAGAGGCGCAG GTGAAGGAGTTCGAAGGGTTGAGGACCACTATTGTACAAGAAAATCAGGTACTCAAAGAAAATGTACAAATTCTGCAGACACAAGTCTATAACCTTGAGAAGAGTGCTGCAATACCTTATTCACCAACTGGGAGCAAAATG AATACTCTTGAAAATGGGGATCTGAATTCTGAATTAGTAGCTACCCGAGCATTGGTGGACAAATTAGTCAGTGAAAATGCAGAGCTTGTGGAGAAG GTGAACAAGTTAAATGTGGAGCTCGATCAAAGAGGTCCAGCAATGGAGGTATCTTCACCTTTAGGCTCCGATGTAGTTAGCAGGAGCTCTGGGGCAGCTCATGTTGCCAATGAATCAGCCATTGCGTTAGATATGAGGCCTGGAGCCGTTCAGGAGCATGAAGTGGATCATGATGCAGAGCCAAAATCTAAACCCAATGAAGCAGTGCTGCAGTCAGGTGAAAGGCTGCAATCTGTGGAAGTCGCCATCGACAAAGCTGAGAGGAGAAATCACGAGCATGTGGCTAAGATAGATGGCATTGTTGTTGTAAATTCATCAGAAATCGAGTCTGATGAAATAGTACAAATCCCATTAGACGAGAATGAAGTTCAGTCAGTAGATTTAGAGGCTGCAAAAGTGAATCAGGATGATGAAGAGGTTCCGCTCACCAATGCACCGTTAATTGGTGCTCCATTCCGTTTGATATCCTTTGTTGCCAGATACGTGAGTGGTGCTGATTTGGTTAATAAGAACTCAGCAACCTCAAACCGATAA